AGGAGGTATAGGAAGAGATGGAAAAACTTAGACAAATCGCGGAAGCTTACGGAACACCAGTCCTGGTAATGGACTTGAATGTGATCAGGCAGAACTATATGAACCTAATTGAGAACATAAAGAATTGTAAGGTTTATTATGCGGTTAAAGCGAATTCTCACATCGAAATCGTAAAACTTCTTAGAGACCTAGGAAGCTATTTCGACGTCGCATCAAGAGGAGAAATTGAGAAACTGCTTTCACTTGGTGTGGAACCGTACAGAATGAGTTTTGGTAACACTATTAAGAAGATAGAAGATATAAAATTCGCATACGACAACGGTATCAGGATGTTTGCAGTGGATTCCGAAATGGAGATAGAAAAGATAGCAATGGTTGCTCCCGGTTCTGATATATATGTTAGAATAAGCACCAACGGCATGGAAGATGATGCTGACTGGCCACTTACAAGAAAGTTTGGAACAAGTGTGAGCCATGCAATTGAACTTGTGAAGTACGCAAAAACGCTGGGATTAAATCCCATTGGATTGAGCTTCCACGTTGGTTCACAAAACTACAATCCAGAGAATTGGAGAACGGCTATAAGAGAAGCTTCCGTTGTTTTTGAAGAAGCAAAAGAATTTGGAGTTAATATGTCCATGATCAACACGGGCGGTGGAATGCCAGTCAAATACGTTAGGGATATACCAACCGTTAAACAAATCGCGAATGTTATAAATGAAGCTGTTGAAGAATACTTAGGTGATAACATAACCGTTATAGTGGAACCTGGAAGGTCTATGGTGGGTAATGCTGGTGTTATGATCACAAAAGTGATTCTCCGAAGCAAAAAAGGAGACGAAAACTGGTTGTATCTTGATGCTGGTGTATTTCATGGTTTGACAGAAACAATTCAAAACATCCGATACAGAATAACGGTTGATGGAAAAGAAGATGAAGAACTCGATACTTTTGTACTAGCTGGTCCTACGTGTGATAGCGTTGATGTAATGTACTACGATGCCCAACTGCCGAAGAGTACAACACTTGGTGATATTGTTTACTTCCACACAGCTGGTGCTTATACCACCGAGTACGGAACGAATTTCAACGGAATCGCTTCGCCAGGGATAGTTTTCGTGAAAGGTATTTTGTCCGATGATGAAGAAACAGAAGAAGGAATTCCAGAAGTAGTGGAGATCAAAAGCGAAGAATCCAAGGAATAAATTCTCAGGACGTTAGATACAAAAATTTTTGAAATAGGGCTGGGATTTCCCAGCCCTTAGTTTTTACCACCAACGATTTACTCTTCTCCTGCCTATAATGACTTCTGAGCGGTTACCTTCTTGGATTCTGACAACGTGCCTACCAGACAAAACAGAAAGAACGTTCGTAAACAACGTTGGCAAAGAAACGTACTTTCTACTCGAAATCTTTGCAAAAAGAGGAATTACAGAGTATCTCAAAACGCTTTCTATTATGAAAAAGATTTGAAGTCCGTAAATGTGAAAGCTTCCCGCATAGAAATCGAATGAATTGAAAAATCTTGCTATAGGTCCTCCAACAATTGAACCTATCATACCACCTAGTCCACCGAGTGCAGAAAAGACTGCGAAATACATTGGCGAGTTTGAAGAAGCCGTTTCCATTGGAAGTGTTATAAACGCAAGATTCACAGCAGCCCAACCTACACCTGACAGTATTGCATCTAAAGTCATCGCCAAAATCCAATCTTTTTCGTTCATCAAGATCCAAATGGCTGGAGTAATTGAAACGATAGATAACCCTGCGATTAAAACACTCTTATGGCCGAATTCATCTGAAAGTTTTCCCCAAATGGTGTAAAAAATCATAGATAACACCGAAGCTGCTATAGAAGCGTAACTAATGTAAGTCATAGGCAATTTAAGATTATGAAGTTGGTGGTAAGGGAAAAAAGGTGCTGCCATAAGAACAACAAAGTTCCAAGCAAAATACGCTTTGGATAACCTCATGAAGTTCTTATCCGCAAGTACTAGTTTTAAATCGTTAACTGTACCTGTTTTGCTACTTCTTCTTTCCTTGAGGGGTATAAGTGTCAATAATGATACAAAACTTCCGAGCATTGCTGTGGTAATTATCAAAAGAAAGTTGAAGGGAATTTTAACATTATCGTTTATTACCGAGAACATGTAAAATATCAATAACGTTGCAAGTGAGACGAAGAAATTCCTTAAACCTAGGTATTTTCCTCTTCGCTCTTCAGGTATCATGTCAGAAATCATACTAACCCAAATGTTACCTGCGAAAGCCGCAAAAATCTGGCTCAGAGCGAAGATAATTATGAACAGTTTTGGAGACCTCTGCTGAACGAATAGGAACGGAAGGAGCACCAACCAAAAGAATCGTCCGGAATTGAAGAATCCGAGAAGTATCTTCTTGC
The DNA window shown above is from Fervidobacterium changbaicum and carries:
- a CDS encoding MFS transporter; the encoded protein is MSTEGARLRLHKNKNELFLTLEGVFSSFYLVLTQTAIFTAIAIYFGLNEVWLGLAASFPMAFQVFQLFAPAVIEKIPSKKILLGFFNSGRFFWLVLLPFLFVQQRSPKLFIIIFALSQIFAAFAGNIWVSMISDMIPEERRGKYLGLRNFFVSLATLLIFYMFSVINDNVKIPFNFLLIITTAMLGSFVSLLTLIPLKERRSSKTGTVNDLKLVLADKNFMRLSKAYFAWNFVVLMAAPFFPYHQLHNLKLPMTYISYASIAASVLSMIFYTIWGKLSDEFGHKSVLIAGLSIVSITPAIWILMNEKDWILAMTLDAILSGVGWAAVNLAFITLPMETASSNSPMYFAVFSALGGLGGMIGSIVGGPIARFFNSFDFYAGSFHIYGLQIFFIIESVLRYSVIPLFAKISSRKYVSLPTLFTNVLSVLSGRHVVRIQEGNRSEVIIGRRRVNRWW
- a CDS encoding type III PLP-dependent enzyme, with protein sequence MEKLRQIAEAYGTPVLVMDLNVIRQNYMNLIENIKNCKVYYAVKANSHIEIVKLLRDLGSYFDVASRGEIEKLLSLGVEPYRMSFGNTIKKIEDIKFAYDNGIRMFAVDSEMEIEKIAMVAPGSDIYVRISTNGMEDDADWPLTRKFGTSVSHAIELVKYAKTLGLNPIGLSFHVGSQNYNPENWRTAIREASVVFEEAKEFGVNMSMINTGGGMPVKYVRDIPTVKQIANVINEAVEEYLGDNITVIVEPGRSMVGNAGVMITKVILRSKKGDENWLYLDAGVFHGLTETIQNIRYRITVDGKEDEELDTFVLAGPTCDSVDVMYYDAQLPKSTTLGDIVYFHTAGAYTTEYGTNFNGIASPGIVFVKGILSDDEETEEGIPEVVEIKSEESKE